From a single Apium graveolens cultivar Ventura chromosome 2, ASM990537v1, whole genome shotgun sequence genomic region:
- the LOC141706636 gene encoding uncharacterized protein LOC141706636 isoform X1 yields MMALSSMMCGKATVKRGEEIYVAGIAMRGSKGPAQFALSTAYSLNFWPLYHFMVIIKPPTSPPLLVFDFQPKDPENLYVALAALSGNYVPGVVHKRTLSKLLKTKCWYVGSSKMDAVKGADKFNKTWQTDLRIGHHDCRDYTNGLVEYLTGEENVLDRLGKSGWSQ; encoded by the exons ATGATGGCGTTGTCGTCGATGATGTGCGGAAAAGCAACGGTGAAAAGAGGAGAAGAGATTTATGTAGCAGGAATAGCAATGAGAGGCAGCAAAGGCCCAGCTCAGTTTGCTCTGTCCACTGCTTACTCACTCAACTTTTGGCCTCTTTATCATTTTATGGTCATCATCAAGCCACCCACCTCACCAccg CTGCTGGTCTTTGATTTTCAGCCTAAAGATCCTGAAAATCTATATGTTGCACTTGCTGCTCTTTCTGGTAACTATGTACCAG GAGTGGTTCACAAAAGGACGTTATCAAAGCTGCTGAAAACTAAATGCTGGTATGTAGGATCTTCGAAAATGGATGCTGTTAAGGGAGCTGATAAGTTCAATAAAACTTGGCAGACTGATTTGAGGATTGGCCATCATGACTGTCGAGATTATACAAACG GATTGGTGGAGTATCTCACTGGTGAAGAAAATGTGTTGGACCGTCTGGGGAAAAGTGGTTGGAGCCAGTAG
- the LOC141706636 gene encoding uncharacterized protein LOC141706636 isoform X2, whose protein sequence is MMALSSMMCGKATVKRGEEIYVAGIAMRGSKGPAQFALSTAYSLNFWPLYHFMVIIKPPTSPPLLVFDFQPKDPENLYVALAALSGNYVPGSSKMDAVKGADKFNKTWQTDLRIGHHDCRDYTNGLVEYLTGEENVLDRLGKSGWSQ, encoded by the exons ATGATGGCGTTGTCGTCGATGATGTGCGGAAAAGCAACGGTGAAAAGAGGAGAAGAGATTTATGTAGCAGGAATAGCAATGAGAGGCAGCAAAGGCCCAGCTCAGTTTGCTCTGTCCACTGCTTACTCACTCAACTTTTGGCCTCTTTATCATTTTATGGTCATCATCAAGCCACCCACCTCACCAccg CTGCTGGTCTTTGATTTTCAGCCTAAAGATCCTGAAAATCTATATGTTGCACTTGCTGCTCTTTCTGGTAACTATGTACCAG GATCTTCGAAAATGGATGCTGTTAAGGGAGCTGATAAGTTCAATAAAACTTGGCAGACTGATTTGAGGATTGGCCATCATGACTGTCGAGATTATACAAACG GATTGGTGGAGTATCTCACTGGTGAAGAAAATGTGTTGGACCGTCTGGGGAAAAGTGGTTGGAGCCAGTAG
- the LOC141707079 gene encoding CO(2)-response secreted protease-like: MTETEADLVAQVPGVVSVFQDIILKLHTTRSWSFLENQELFATSTFTNFTDKGADLVIGVVDSGVWPESKSFNDQAVGAAVSGVSYYGLAAGTAMGGSPNSRIAIYKVCDSLGCSEAAMLPAMDAAIYDGVDIMSLSIGEGYTDIWTDPVAIGGFHAIEHGIMVVCSAGNYGPTSSSVVNFTPWLTTVGASNIDQPFIANVVLGIQFSGLSKSPTYPLIDGVLAKVNGSEDSASRNCQSGSLDASKVKGKIILCFNEDEEGSGKAMNIMDLGGLGVVLLDDDLYLEPKTDYPDLACPLTTNLYGGNVALKSSGALSIVVP; the protein is encoded by the exons ATGACTGAAACTGAAGCTGACCTGGTAGCTCAAGTACCAGGCGTAGTATCCGTGTTTCAAGACATAATATTGAAACTCCACACCACCAGGTCGTGGTCTTTTCTCGAGAATCAGGAGCTGTTTGCTACTTCTACATTCACGAATTTCACTGATAAAGGAGCGGATCTTGTAATTGGGGTCGTAGATTCAG GTGTTTGGCCTGAATCCAAGAGCTTTAATGATCAAG CAGTTGGAGCAGCTGTTTCTGGAGTTTCCTATTACGGCTTAGCTGCTGGAACTGCCATGGGCGGTTCACCAAATTCAAGGATCGCCATATACAAAGTGTGCGACTCTTTAGGCTGCTCTGAAGCAGCGATGCTACCAGCAATGGATGCAGCAATATATGATGGGGTGGACATAATGTCTCTATCCATTGGTGAAGGATATACTGATATATGGACTGACCCGGTGGCCATTGGTGGATTTCATGCTATTGAACACGGAATCATGGTTGTTTGTTCTGCTGGTAATTATGGGCCTACAAGTTCGAGTGTCGTAAATTTTACACCTTGGCTGACAACAGTGGGGGCTTCTAACATTGACCAGCCATTCATCGCCAATGTTGTGTTGG GCATTCAGTTTTCTGGTTTAAGTAAGTCTCCAACATATCCGCTGATTGATGGTGTCTTGGCCAAAGTTAATGGATCTGAGGATAGTGCATCAAG AAACTGTCAATCAGGTTCATTAGATGCAAGCAAGGTTAAAGGGAAAATTATTTTATGCTTCAACGAGGACGAAGAAGGATCTGGAAAGGCAATGAATATTATGGACTTAGGTGGACTTGGAGTGGTATTGTTAGATGATGACTTATATCTGGAACCAAAAACTGACTATCCCGATCTGGCTTGTCCGCTTACTACA AATTTGTATGGTGGAAATGTTGCTCTAAAATCTAGTGGTGCACTCTCCATAGTTGTCCCATGA
- the LOC141707103 gene encoding putative nucleoredoxin 1 — protein MPWLALPFKDPNYKKLQMIFDHPEQLKELGPEPTLVIIGPHGNFIEEFGTNILLNFGIAAYPFTHESAAKLEAEKAKTLKLEMFWRDPNTLFRQKDGKRTILLFGDGWFNNYVDFFRMLKSRYLQMKNTTNEFEVIHISYKVSGSSYKQHVAATRSLTYPPFALDSPWLTHPAFAYESDERKLLLNVFHFGRGLLAFNVTK, from the exons ATGCCTTGGTTGGCACTCCCATTTAAAGACCCAAATTATAAGAAGTTGCAGATGATTTTTGATCATCCAGAGCAGTTAAAAGAGCTGGGACCCGAACCTACACTAGTTATTATTGGACCTCATGGGAATTTCATTGAAGAGTTTGGCACGAACATATTGTTGAATTTTGGTATTGCAGCATATCCATTCACACACGAATCAGCTGCCAAGTTGGAGGCTGAGAAAGCAAAAACGCTGAAGCTGGAGATGTTCTGGAGGGATCCAAACACGTTGTTCAGACAAAAAGATG GGAAGAGAACTATACTTCTTTTTGGGGATGGTTGGTTCAATAATTATGTGGATTTCTTTAGGATGCTAAAATCGAGGTATCTCCAGATGAAGAATACGACTAATGAGTTTGAAGTGATCCACATCTCCTATAAAGTGTCGGGATCATCATATAAGCAACATGTTGCAGCCACACGAAGTTTGACGTACCCTCCATTTGCTCTGGACTCGCCATGGTTGACGCATCCTGCATTTGCTTATGAATCAGATGAACGCAAGTTGTTACTTAATGTTTTTCATTTTGGCCGTGGACTTCTTGCATTTAATGTTACCAAATAA